GTacattttcctcctacatcccacaGTCCTATATGTAGAATTGTGGCTACAGGATGTGAATGATTGGATAGACATCTGTAGATGCCCAGTCAGAAAGTAAATGCAAAACTTCTGTTACTTTATCTGGATCGTGTAGGATATGGTattaaaaagcattaaatcttGTCATCTGCAAGTTAAACGGTTACAGGCCTTATCTGATAGTTCACGTCATTGTGCTTAAGCCTTGGTTCGCAAAGTTTTTTTAAGGTACAACCCACTTTTGGGCTAGAATTTTGTTTGCAACCCCCACTACCATACTCAACCCCATTCATAAACACACGTCAGCTGAGCAACGGTTAACAAATGATTGAAATACTGGCATCGTCTGTTACCCAATAGCGcaatttgtttctgtttgttcttCATGTTTCCTGGACTTTCCACCAGGTTCGAGAAAGAGCaggttaattatttttaatcactGCATTGTTGCTCAATGGCACTGGAGTCTTCTGGAAATTTAATTTTGGCTTTATTTATATAAGCAGCAAAGCACAGTAAGGCATAATTTCCAAACTGTGCACTGTGCTTTTGAGTGACAAGTAAAATATCAAATATTCAGTGATAAGTACGAGCTATACCCATTTTGTTAAAgatggttacatttttaaaaagattattgGAACCTTCTATGTCTGGCTgtaacaagaataaaaagaaaaatagattgtACAATGATCAATATCTCAAATATTCTTTTACACTTAGTTCAAATAAACTCCAGTGTGTAGTTTGTCAAGAAGTGTTGTCAAAATAAAGTATGAAGCTGTCAAAACTACTTTGACATTTAAATACCAAACATCCAGAAAAAGAGACAAGCCTGTGGAATTCTTTAAATATAAGCTCAACTACCTCCATAAGGAGCAAGTAATTTTTAATTCGGCACCCACTACTAATGAAAAAGCATTATTAGTAAGTTATCAAGTTGCATTTTGCCTTGCAAAAGCCAGTAAACCACATACAAATGCCAAAAATCTGCTTTTACAGACTGTAGGTAAGGAGCAAATAATGCTTAGTGAAAAAGAGGTTGATAAGGTCAAAACAGTACCTCTCTCCAATAATACGATCCAAAGAAGAAGAATAGACATGGCAgaagatattattattagtattattacaataataataatacattttatttataaaacttgatttctgGTTGACTTTATACAACAAATACATTTGATTCATTCCAGTGCATTCAAGAACTCATGGGAAATGAGTAGCCAAGTATGCACATTGCAGAAGATCACTTTAAGTAAAAAATATAGGTCTAAAACTGTGAATGACTGtagctaagaaagaacatttgtaggttatatttttgtaaatcattACACATCTGGTAGTAACAATGTCAGAAACATGGCTTAGTGattttgatataatttaaattttttttttcaataagcaGGATAGAAAAAGGGTGGATTCTCTGCAAAACTGAATAGAGTATTGGGATTGGTTACAACTTGTTGGTCAGATCATCCACTGTAGAACTATCTTTGAAGCATatctaattataaaaatacaatgttaACTCACTCACTATCTCGTCAGCAAACATACTTTTTCTCATTTAGTTAAAAAACTAAGCATTTGGCAGGGTGGTACATCAGGGGAAGTAGGTATcagctaagaaaggacattttaatCTAGACTTGCTGGTAACTCCTCCCCAAAATAGTAACACTCAGTACCCTAAACCCTCAAAAATGCCTTGACTGATTTGTTTGAATTTTGCTGATGTTCTAGAAAAAAGAAACTGAGgcaacccattttttttttatttctcaatatttattaatattatgctaaagTGCATGCTCTTTGCTTTATTGAAAGTGTCACGGACAGGCAAAAAGAGGCATGGACATGTCTGGCATGTACAGTGTGTTATGAATGGCTTACGAAGCTCAATGGTTAGCAAAAGTGCTATAAAGCTCCAGTGAGGGTACCAAGTGCTTTGGCTGTGAAAGTATGTGTTGCTTTGCTGAAAGCAAAAAGAGAGGGTCCCATTCTTAATACACTTTTGACATTGTAATTTGTGAAAACCCCACCAAGTATCTTGCACACAGTTGTTTTCTACATTCAAAAAGCTTAAATATGTCATTCATTATAATAAATTGACATTTAGGGTGAGGCTTTCTTTTCTGGCAGCagtgttattttgcttttttactatCATTCCGAAGTAGCCTGTATTTAGTCAACCCGAGAGGATTTAATTAACAAGTATATTTAAAGCATGAGCAGGAGACCAAGGGTTCAGAAACAGAAGGATATTGGTAGCTAAAACTTCAACAAAGTCTAAATCAGTCTACGGCTGCCAAAGATTGACTTTGAAGAGACAGGAGAAGGAATGGATCAGCCGGGATCTTAACGCTGCAGCATCAGCTGCAGCCGAGAGCAAATGTGGAAGCCAAACTGCGGGTGATGCAGGCAATGAGAATTCAGTCTCAACCGCTGCCAACTACTACCAATAACCCCAGTGAGTCAACAGGATCAACTTCAAATTGACTCACAACTCCACCTTTGAAGAGTAGAGAGGATTTAAATGAACTGTCTTTGCTGAAGGTAATGATTACTGCATTTATGGTTGGGGGATGAGggtataaatgatataaagagtggttttaaaaaagatataaagGATATAAAGAAGGATTTACACAGAAGAAATGACAAGCTGCTTCAGGATGTAAAAGACCATGAGGTACGTTTAAGCAACAACTTTGCTGTAAGCTTTAAAACTATTCTAACAAGAATTGATGacgaaaatacaggaaaatgagtAAAATTAAGACTAAAATTAGAGTACTTGGTGCTCATCTTGAAGAAGTTAAGCAGACGTTTGACTTGTATTGAAGTTGAACAATTGACTTCCGCCATTGACAAAAAAGCAACTGCTGTAGCTTCTGAAAGCAAAGTACTCAGTGATAAACTTGCTGTGCTGGAAGATAAATATACAAGCAGCAACATCAGAATCGAAAGTCTTCTTGAAAACCTTGAAAGTCCAAACCAGTGAAactcatagctgaactattctctaaaataattggaggaCTTAAAATCGGACACAGAGATCTCAGCAGCTTACCGCATACATGGATCTAATGCCTCAAAGCCAAGAAGGCTGATTGTAGGTTTCGACAAACTACAGGTTAAAGAAAAGTTAATGTTGATTCTCAGACAGAAAGAGGAGATtgtatttgaaaactgctttgatattttcccagatttctgtCCTTCAACAGCTGCCAAATGAGCTGCGTTCTACAGTATTAAACAGCGCTTATGCAAAGATGAAAttaaatacagcctcttgtttcCTGATGAAACAAGTGAAAGTGATTTTTAATGACCAATTCTGCATCTTTAATtctaaagaagcagaaaaagaactaaAAAGACTGATCccgacatcatttaaaacatgaaCATGAGTCATATCGTGTACAGGTAATGCAGTGAAGATTctgctatttttaaattaatatttgctgtaactatatattatatttccttttttgacatctttttttgttttctttttctttccaattactatattgaaatttcttctattaattacagtatatgtatattttggtaaccactaataataataataataagtaactaGTAATTCACAGTGTTTTTAGGCATTTTTCCCCCTCAGGGTACTATTTAACATCATGGCActataactttcaattttattactggatggAAAATATACAAGGTGGACATTGATACATATTGAGGAATATACACAAGCTTGGTCtataattgaaataaaatcttCCTGCACTTCTTTAtgtgccctgctttgtgccctagtaaatacaaattatcagcaatatactaataatctaATTGGCCATCAGTCACTCAGAATATAGAAACAAATCAGGAaggcactttaagacagagaagcttttatcttttGCACTACTGTATGATAGTCAtctaccctctcaaacctacatagtatttaatatttgatgtttttaattatttttaatatttggaaaatgtccaggaatcaaCACTTAGAGaactatatgctgtatatataatgtctttgcatcttatgaacaactagcaaaatacccacgctttgcagcagtgaagtactaccttaaaatttttattaggaagaaaagtaaacctttttaaactgagggaaaatataccaataattatttgttaaggatctctttgtataccacgttgtctgttcggccctccggttgtattataaccaagctgtgcgcctaacttactcttgagcatgcaacgtacagttggccatgtaaaaagtaatcttgtcctaaatctcacagcttggattgctgcttttcataatcggtttgagtttcatggtttgtttcaattacgttagtatttgcaggacttgttgtgttgaagtgacattcggcatctgttaagcgttgtaagcatacagccGGCTtcaataactttgcatccagcttttgagagttgaaacattcataaatatcaaagtgtccactactcaaatcgtcacctgtgaatctaagatgtttaagaggcattggcggttgtccaaaggtgtaaaatatttggccattcggtacacttgaaagcgacaaccgaacaattcagcggcagccatcgacttacatgcagaacaataggtgaagggcttaagcatttcactcttatagtgttcctgtgtagtataattattattaccttgatagacatgttaatggggctaTGGTTGGAACGATgaaggaaatggatacctgaacaatgtaaactaagtctaaaatacctatacaataactataattgtaataaacgaaccaTAAAatagtggagaagctgtggattaaataaaaaggctgcagttatcagcagggagacgtgaataccgtggcgaagcaaggaagggaatgaagagaccagagcgacagacggccttatataggcaggcagccaacaacgtgggaggcacgGGGATGGGGAACCCAATGCCGCTTCACACAGCGACCaggctgcaggctatggacgtatatatgtacgcaagtaggattcagttagcgttgggaaccctcGTACCAAATtccttgaagatgggcccataggtaacaaagaatgttggaaacttcaatatggcggccaacagtggtgtcataccaccgaaataagtacgtacatcggtttccgttagcgcagggaagccgcctaccaaatttcatgaagattgggcaataaataagaaagtttaacatggtggacattgtcaAGCGTTATGACCGttaatagaattttgaaatgaaacctgcttcttaactttggcaggctcattccttacaggttacttacaaaatttcagccttctaccttcacgggaagttggagaattagtgatgagtgagtgagtcagtcagtcagtcagtcagtcagtgagggctttaccttttattagtatagactatacttcaaatttaacttcccctCAACCCAATTTTTTTTACTACTGTCAAATCAGAGACTTGGCTAAAAGGAACCTGCCTATTTTTCCTTACCTCCCAACCCTTTCCATTCCAAAGGCAATACTGATGCACAATGCATTCAATCGcttaacttaaaatcttttatcaagcacatttatcttgcttacaattgtccaaaatgtatccaaggcaagattcaacctgtgactTTTCAGTCTAtgtccagcctcactgggccacatgttttgagcatgcaccaaattaacatcattctgttcAAAAATCTTTGAACGCTTATCAGACAGCCCTGGTGTCACAGTTACTCCTAACccgttaacagctgtgtttgatatACTCtcggatgggcttaaagtggagaaggactaaTTGATTGTAAATGCCTATACCACAGTACTAGCATGTAGGCTTACCTTGCTCGAATGGAAGAATCTCCGCCCACATCTTATATGTCAGTAGGTGACTGACGTTCTAtaccatttattaaaattttaaaaaattaaattcttacatagacaatctgttcaaaacatttcaaaaataaggaCAGGtctaattaatcaaatcttagaataagcatttatttcAGGGGAAAATgacattttcctttctttgttgtttttgatgATTAGCTCATGCTGTCAGCTCTCCTCTTTCTTTTTGGGTTGGGATTGAATTctgatttgttaagtttgacatgattgtatggaatgttgtttttttttctcaaataaaagaaataaaataattatttttagtttttcaaatttgtccttttaatatgcaaaaatgCATAAATTATTAGCTTTGTCCACCTGCCTTAAATTGCAATTTCTGGACATATGATTTTGTCCGTGATTGTTTAGTTAAGATTGAAAGGAAGCTATAGCTAATAAAGTAATCATATGAAATGAttcataaatgtacagtatgcgtttaatttttttttatcttccttcTGTAGCTCTACTACCAGGTGCTGAATTTTGGGATGATCGTTTCATCAGCACTTATGATTTGGAAGGGCTTAATGGTTATTACAGGCAGTGAAAGTCCAATTGTAGTGGTGCTTAGGTAAGTTGCATGCATGGACAAGCTTTcttaatttgaacatttattttggATATTTAAATTTTGCTAGGAACTATAAGTTAGTCAAGGAAACCTGCAAAATGTTCTTATTTGTTTAATACTTTTGGCTGTTTATATGTTAGTTTATtactaaatatgttaaaaataacaaaaatgtttataacaatttTTAATAAGTATGCTTTCTTTATGTTCACAAGCTTGTGAGAGAGATTTTTAGGACTGccagtttttaaaagaattctgtaatatgcatttttgttttcgtacaattttgaaaaaatgtttgcttgataactatttaaagatatatataatttttattaataatgatgatgataataataataaatgtttcagTGGAAGTATGGAGCCCGCATTTCACAGAGGAGATCTTTTGTTCCTTACTAACCGAGTAGAAGATCCAATTAGAGTTGGCGAAATTGTTGTCTTCCGGATAGAAGGAAGGGAGATTCCAATTGTAcacagagttttaaaaattcatgaaaaGTAAGTTAAACATATATTACTgtagtttaaatttttttcaacattatattttttaacaaaattaacaatgtACTTGTGGTTAATAAGCTTGATATGGTCTTAACTATGcctctgccacactgcaaaaatgtgtTTGATTGAGAACAAGTCTGCAAATTGATGATCTCAAATAAAATGTAGAGAATAGCTAATGGAATGACAGGTTTTATAATGTGCAAATTTCTGCAGTAAGGCAAGGTCAAAGAAGGACTTGATCATGGTCTAAAATCCTTCTAAGCTTCCAGCACCACAGAGAGgcacatatatacattttcaatCAGTTGGTTCTTCCAAAGCTCTAGATCAAAATGTATGTGAATAGAAAAAAGTCAGAAGATGTGATGTGACAGATGATAACGCTGCAGACTTGCAAACCATGTATAATAGTCTCCAAGTTAAATAGCTAAGATTCCTTTATATATTGCAACGGTGCATTGCATGGTTTGCGTGCAAATATGTAGATTTTGTGGTTGTAATACGTACAAAGTATTTTGAACCAGATTAAAACTTTCTGAGGGTAACTAGACGCAGAGCATGCTTTTGTCATGTTTACATGCCCTTCTCACCTATCCTGTTAAGTATATTATAAACTGTTTTTGTAATCTCAACTGTGTGAATTCTGTTATCACCTCCTGAAATGCTGCACAGCTACTAATAAATTCACAGTTTTTTGACTGGCCTTGTCAGACCAATTTAGTTAATATTATGAGGCATTTGACCTTGGATCACATAACCATAATTCCTTTTGTGGTATTGCTTCAATTCATCCTCAAGTTGTGTAAAGCCTACCTAGAACAGGATTCCAGCACGATGACTGTGTGCACAATACTTAACAGAGAACATTTTAGTGTTATAATTTTCCATCTCCAGTACTACTACGTTAATTTTCTTATGGTaatggattttatatactgtacatagatttaacctacttaatccagttctaTGGTTGCAATAGATGAAGCAGAGAACCGCCTAGGATGTTGTGCCAGTGTCTGctcatggatgttttttttccttactaATACTGTCACCATTGAACCTAACATAAGCAAAAGAGCCATCCAGACAAGTGAAGAATGTGCAAAACGGTTTGCTATTCCATATTGAAAAAGGACTAGGTGGGGATTTGAAACCAGCCTTTTTGAGCTACAGAACAAAAGGTTAACTACTCTATCATATGTGCAATATAATGTAAACATGTTCTAACACAGTTCGTATCTGGAAACCTTGAAAGCCatgaaacaaattataaaaaatgtaaaagatagttaaatcatacaaaatattaaagtgaATCCCAATGTCCACATATCATGAGGTTAATCATCTGATAATTTGCCAAcaaactcaaaccacttacaccttaacaccagcaagaccaaggagctggtggtggattttaggaggcctaggcccctcatggaccctgtgatcatcagaggcgactgtgtgcagagggtgcagacctttaaatatctgggagtgcagctggatgacaaattggactggactgccaatactgatgctctatgtaagaaaggtcaaagcagactatactttctgagaaggttggcatccttcaacatctgcagtaagatgctgcagatgttctaccagacggttgtggcgagtgccctcttctacgcggtggtgtgctggggtggcagcataaagatgaaagacgcctcacgcctggacaaacttgttaagaaggcaggctccattgtaggattaaagttggacagtttaacatctgtggcagagtgacgggcactaagcaaactcctgtcaatcatgaataatccactgcatccacttaacagtgtcatctccaggcagaggagtagcttcagtgacagactgccatcactgtcctgctccactgacagactgaggagatcgttcctcccccacactatgcgactcttcaattccacccgggggagtaaatgcgaacattaattttatttaaatttttttcatttttattactatttaatttaatattgtttctttgtatcagtatactgctgctggattatgtgaatttccccttgggattaataaagtatctctctatctctctatctctctatctatctatctatctatctatctatcaaaacacATTAATTGCACCTTTTAATGACCTTACTCATTATTATCATGTTGCATTGTGTTCATTGTGCATGTGGGCAAACTGGTATAGATATGTAGTAGCCATTAACCTGCACATAAAATTATTAGTGTGGTGAGTTAGTAAAAAGCAGTAAATATTTAGCCTGGTAAATTACACAGTGCATATTAGAAATGTCAATGGTATGTATCCCACAATCAAAATGCCAGAAAAGTGTGTTTAATTTGAGATGGTTGAACAATATTGCCTTTAGCAAGACAAATTAAATAAGCATATGTTTAGGTACCATTACTGTTTGAAGAAGTTCGACTTTGAGATGAGTCAGCTTAGAAAATCCATATAAAAGGAAGTAAACATTATAAACCGAGGAAGAGCAGGGAAGTCAGTAATTTTGTTAAGAATTTTTTTGACCTTTCGTGGGGCTATTATCACATCTGACCACCACAACTGCGAGTTGTTCAAGTGCCACTGGGTTAGCTGACAATGGTGCTAGTGAGATCTCTAGTTGGTAAAGTGTTGCTTTCGGAAACAGCaatgaaataaaacttttttttttttttttccccaggaatACTTTGTATCTTTTGTTTGCACACTCCAAAATATTAACCTGAGCTGGCTCTGTGCACACCACATATAATGGCAGATTTGTTGTCCAAGAAaactatatttatatttgtactaaaaatgTAACGGCCCTCTATAGAATTGCTTAAATAGTGTCTAACTATACTATTACTCTGGGTGAATAGCGTGAGCTTCGATGCCAGTTTTAGTAAGCGGTCAGCAATTTTATAATAGGCCACTTGTTTGAGTTCTTACGTGTTCTTTTTAGGTTTATGTAATTTTTTACTGTGGGTTTTTTAAATCTGAGTGTAAAGTAGTCCTGAATTATTGTGCTGGTCACTACTAGAAAAGTCATAGAAAATCCTGAAATTTGAAATGTGCAAATcctgtataaaagaaaaagaaagtcagattccagaataaataataataataataatggcattAAGCTAAACCACAATGATACTGGTGATGAAATGTAATAGTTCATTGATTTAACTATGTTATTTAAACTGACCTTTTAAATTTGTAGACATtgatacacaacaacaacaatatttatttatataagtcAAGTGCATGTTTTCCTTCACAGAACTATATTTATTCTGTAACAGTATTTCTGTGTAGACCCTATAGAAGCTTGCTTAGAAACTTTACTTGCTTAAGAATTAGTTTGTTACATTTATGTATTGTTTCTTGCTATTTTTAGAGAAAATGGAGACATTAAATTCTTGACCAAAGGTGACAATAATGCAGTGGATGATAGAGGCCTgtacaagcaaggccagcactggctggagaaaaaggatGTTGTGGGACGAGCAAGAGGGTAAGTTAGTTGTTCTGTATCACGCTTGACAGTAAGTTCAAGTATATTTGTAAAAGTTTGGTCTTAATTATAGTAATTGTCGTTTTTTTATCTATCTTAATGTTAGTCATAGGATTATTTGGGTAAGCAGCATTGCTTTATTTTGCTGTTTGTGTAAATGAGTTTTCATTCTCTCTACATGGTAGTCTCAAGGACTGTTAAACAGACTACATCCTCCTGCTGATTCATACTTATGTTACAAAATGTCAGACATCCTTGGATCCATTTTGCTGCATATCAATATTACAGGATAGTGATAGTATTCAGTGCCGTGGAGTTTAATTTTGTGACCCAGACTGAATCCTTTGATATAAGAACagctactgtatgtataaatGGCATATGGTATCTAAATATTGTTCAATCAAGTGCATCCCTACTTGCCAGAAACGTAGCCAAAGGGTTTTTTAGCAAGGCATGTTCTATGTCACAAAAGCAGTACAGTACTGGAATGGTTTTTCGTAATATGACTGTAAATTCAGCTTAATGTAATATCTTTTCCCAGTCAATATATCTTAAGTTTAACTTAGCGCATTTGACATGATATAGAACAAGTTATTTGAAGTTGGATTCAGTAACCAGCTAAATTACGATGCTTAACAGAGCAGAATTTTAGAGCAGCTAGTTAAAGGGAATATcaaattacacaacttctagtcagaAGGGGATGTTTACTGATCTAGTTGCCTGAGCATGACATTACACGACCAGGGATGACATGGTATACCAAATAGATAATTGCGCAATGACCAGCACTGTTTcatatgtcaagaatattgtgaACTCGCCCCTTATTCTGACAGctaataacatgctgcctgaagAAGCTGGTTCCAATGCAAGGGCTATACAAGTATGACAAGTTCATGCAACATCAGTCAGATGACATTCTTTTGTTTGCGAGGTCCAAAAACACCtgcgttccttattcctcatatcTACATTTTATGCACTGTACTTCCTGGTGAGTGCTCAGTGGTTGTCAGCTCCAACACACTATCTGAATACAAAATCAATCCCATTCAATTTTGTCTGGATAAGTCACAGACAAGTTAgactgagtcactgggtatgtcacagtACAAACATGGCAGTCACCAGAGTGCACTGCACCTTTACACAACTCACtgagattatataaatgaaatctacaactgaaaatcacttgaAAAGCAGCCACGTGTTATGAATTGGCCTCAGGTGTCAGTTTCACATGTGTGATCATTACCAGGTAAACACTAAAGTAACCAAAGCGGTTAGGTACATTTTAGATCAAAGGAATAGCAGGTAAACTTGTTgccatacaaaaacaaataaaacccaAAAAAGAATTTCTGGATTGACCCAATAAGGGTATACATTGGAAAATACCAGATTTTTTGAGAGAGTCATAACTGTTTGGTACAAATGCCTGTAGCCACTTTGAGTTTGAGTACTCTTGTGCTAGATCATTAAGTTGTAGTATAAAACTAGAAAACACATTTAATGTAATACAGCTTTAATTTTGGTAACATTCAATGatcattcattgtattttttttgtatttttcaggtTTGTTCCATACATTGGCATCGTCACCATTCTAATGAATGATTATCCCAAGTTTAAGGTATGACATTTTGTATatgtttttgaatacattttcaaatacatcTTATAGTTGCAGGAATCTGGAGCAAACTTCCAAGTCATTTGGTTGAATTCAACTAATCGTATCTATGGAGTACAGTGCAGGACATGTAAAAGGATATACATAGGCAAGACTAAAAACTCTATTAAAGCTAGAGGTGTTCAACACCTTCGACTGATGGCAAATCAAACTAAGGGAACTGAATTATATAAACATTTTGCAAAAGTAGACACTCGTCTGTATTTTTTGGCATAGAACAGCAAAGATATTGGAACAAAACATATAGGCTAAGAAAAGAGTGGCTTAATGACCTGGGAATAGTATATCCTAATGGTCTTAACGAAAAGTTATAATTGTTAAATGTTTAGGAATCTCATATAATTGGGTTAAGagcaatataattttaaataaaatacctgGATTAGTGTACCAGCGTACAGCTACTCATAGATTCTATCCCCTACCCTAAGCCTAAcaactttaagaagtatctgggtaAGGTGTCAAGACATCTTAGATATTGGCTAAACAagtttgatggactaaatggtctcctctagtttatttttcttatgttatatgtctatatgttttataatcttattattaattttcaccttttttttttttctttttgcagtatGCAGTTTTATTTCTGTTGGGCCTATTTGTTTTAGTCCATCGGGAGTAAGGATCATGAAAAATGGACGTTCTACAAGAAAACAATTCTCcgtcattttaagaaaaaatatgtataatGTACCAATTGGTTGAAAATGTTTCTTGAGAGGagaatgttaaaatatatttttttaataagttgtctttgggaaaattttaaaCCCAGAGGGTGGGCGCTTGGGCAATTACCCTTATGGCAAAAtaggggaaaaaat
This genomic window from Polypterus senegalus isolate Bchr_013 chromosome 12, ASM1683550v1, whole genome shotgun sequence contains:
- the sec11a gene encoding signal peptidase complex catalytic subunit SEC11A, coding for MLSLDFLDDVRRMNKRQLYYQVLNFGMIVSSALMIWKGLMVITGSESPIVVVLSGSMEPAFHRGDLLFLTNRVEDPIRVGEIVVFRIEGREIPIVHRVLKIHEKENGDIKFLTKGDNNAVDDRGLYKQGQHWLEKKDVVGRARGFVPYIGIVTILMNDYPKFKYAVLFLLGLFVLVHRE